The region ATATACACtattaatattgaataacacaTGACTTTCATTTGATTATAAGGAGTTGCTAAAGTATCCATAAAAGTGATGTCAAACATTGCAAGACAATAAATCTAACAATTCATAAGCAATAACCACATAGCAGTGAGTGTAGATGATATTCAGAAGGTAAGTATGGGCAGCTCTCCAGAAGCAGAGGGGTCTGTCGCTACACTTATATGCATATTAACCATACCTGCTCTACAACGGTAACTGTACCAGGAGCCATGGCCACCACAGAAGCCACAGCGGCATCATGATTCTCTGAGCCCAGCTCAATGATCTGCTGCAGGATGTTGACAGACGCCGGGTCTAGTCTGTCTCCCGTTGCGGCAGACACAACACCTGAACACAAGCCATGAGTTTAGATCTGAACCTTACAGAAATGCAACAACTGTTCATGAAATGAAGCACCGTTTCTGACCGTTTTGTGTGTTGAAGCGCAGGTCCTGCAGAGCTGATACAGCAGTCTCAGTTCCTTGAGGATCCTCAGTCTCAGCTATGTGAAGGTACTGCAAGGCCGGCTCCTCCACTGACTCCACTACCTGATTGAACACACCAATAAGATCATAACCAAGTGTAGTAGCTGAGAACACATCATCAATTAAGGCTATTTAACAATCACACACTGCTTTATCAGTACGAAAATATATTATGAATGTCAAAGTCCAAGAAAAGAACAAGCTTGAGGAATGATTTTATTACTGATCATTataaatgttgtttcaaacccattagATTTtagttcatcttcgaaacacaaattaagatatttttaatgaaacctgagttTCTGTCCCTTCAATTAACGTCCAGAGAATacaaaaagagagacagaaaccCTCTCAGatcttattcaaaatatcttcatttaacCAAAGACTTATGGGTTTGTAGTGACATGAGGGTGATGACagataaattatgaaatattttctaagtttGGATGAACTATAGGTTTACTATTAATATATTACttatcattaaatattattgcaCAGGTAAACTTCTATTGTTGTTtgtgcattatataaataaatatgacttgtTATTACTAAATGTAACATGTAATTATAATGGAGACTCACCTCCCACTGATTCAGACTCAGACTGTCAGTCTCCACCACTTTGAGACCATGCTTGCTCTTTAAGTGTCTGTTCATTTCCCATTTAGTGCCATAAACGTAATTGCACACAGGACATTTGACTCCacctgataacacacacacacacacacacacacacacactgatgcagtTTGAAGCAACACTGTATGTCTAACAAAAAGCAACAACGTATATGTTGCAGGGTTGAGGCTGTTTTCATTCTGGTGAGGAAGGACTTGCCTTGTTCTGTCACAGATTCAGAAGTGGAGGTCCCTGTTCCAGCATTGACGTACTGAACGTTGGGATGTTTCTTATTATAGTGTCTTTTCAGGGATCCGGAAATGTTGCACGAGTAGTGGCAGTGCGCACAACGGAAAGGCTGCGAAAGGAAAAACACTGTGCTTTGGTGGGGGCTGTAGGACACATGACAACATAAAACGAAAATCTGTCTTTTGTGGTGTTACTTTGAAAGAGGCATGTTGCTCCATGTGACGAAGGAGATGCGGTCTCAGGGCAGCAGTGAAGTCACACTCAGTACATCTGAACTGTTTTCCTACaacaaaataacatttgatttgatttgctgAGTATTCAGAAAAATACCACAGTTTAAATAATCAAAGCCTCTGATATATTATCAATAGCAGCATAAACTGaaaatttaaatcatacttaaagGGGTAGGGTAACTAATCATACTAATCATACCACATACAGTTTGTGTATAATTcatcaatgcacattattcaaacaaattatttattcacATACTACATGGAAAATGTTTACTTGTTAGattaatagtatatattttcTATAGAAACGTGTCGGTGcacatgtgttttgtttttaatgttaaagcCATGCGAATAAAGGCTTtttactatttcacaatattatcaaGTGCCTTGAATTGATGCGCTTTGTGATGAATCCCGCATCCATAAAGCACCGATTCATGGAGTTCACACCCCTGCAGgagtttttgcatatttttggaTATATGTTTCTCTTATACTCTAGTATTCTGCAgaaaatatatactattaatctaacattttccatgttattattttgttgtaattttgatcaaataaatgcattcttggtAATCCAAAAATGAAccaccttaaacttttgaatggtagtatttTACACGGTATtctattaatatttagtttttttatttgttactgtCAAAGTAGCATTCCCTTGCAGTCCCCAGACAATAGTTCGATATCCCTGTCCAAGTCCACTCGGATAACGTTAGATTATGCAAGCCTTGTATTAGGTAAACAAGTCCAAATAACACTGCATGCAGTATTAAACACAAAGAAAGAGACTCACCGTCTGCTGTGTGCATGAGCTTATGACTTTTCAGAGTGCATTTAGACTTGAACTTTTTTCCACAGAGGTCACAAAGATGAGTTTTCTCAGTACTGTGTCTGTTCATGTGAGCTTTGAGGTTGCTTTTACTTCTTGAGGCATATTCACACTGTGAACATTTGTACGGTTTCAGTCCTGGAGACATGaacagaacaaaaacagtacaCTGAGGCAGTTCATTTAAGTGCATACGTTTTACAAGATAAAACAAGACATAAAACCCACCTTCATGAGCCCATATGTGCTGCTGAAGATCTGCCCCGTTCCTTGTGAAGAAACAATCACAGTACGGGCATTTGGAGGCTCGTTTCCCGATCACTCCTTTCACATGTACACGTATTCCCAACGTTTCCGAGATGTGGTTCATGGACACATCTGCACAGCAACAGCACGTTCATTCATTTAGGGATTTTGTGGGacatttgaaagtgttttgtttgTCCTTACCTGGATGGTTGCTTTTAATATGATCTCTAACTTTGTCCTCAGGAACAGACTCTTGACATACTGGGCATGTCAAACTTCTTTTGACCTAAAGATTAGAAAGAAAcatgttctgatgaagaagcaaTTTCCCTTATAGCTCAAGAATAAGCAGACTACAGACACTCACTATGTCTGAATGGGTTCTGAGATGAGCCTGAAGCTTGTATTTGTCCGGTGTACAGTAAAGGCATCCTTCAGAGGGACACTTCAGCAGGATGTCAGAATGTCTCTGGATCACATGCCTCTTCAGGCAGTTTTTAGTGATGGAGGAATAATTGCACTGAGAACAGTAATGTAGGTGCTCTTTCGTGTGGGTTCGCACATGTGTATTGTAGTGCACCTGATACCAGAAAAGCTTTCCTGTTGAGGAAATATTACAAAGAGTTATAGAAAGACAGGAGTTGGAGCTGTTATTTATCAAGGATGCCCAACCCTGGTTCTGGAGATCTACCGACCTGCAGAGTTCATTTCCAACCCTGCTACAACACACCCGTTACCAACAGGTTGAAGATCTTAATTAGCTGGCTCAGTTGTTTGATCAGATCCGAACtttctccaggaacaggattgtgCACTCTTGtatcatatattaaatattagatattCATACCACAGTATTCACATTCAAGGTCTCCGTACACTTTCCGAATCCGGTCAAACACTTCCATGTTGAGCTGTCGTTTTTGCATCTGCTCTACAATCTGCTTGAAAGCTGATATCTCTTCTTGCTCTGAACCGAGTAAGTCCTCGTTGGTCCCCACTTCGTTGGTTTGAGAAGATGTATCCGTTGATATTAACTGCTCAGAGTGCGTTTGTGCTTTTTCAGGTGTCAAAGGTGCAGGTCCTTCAGCAGGATTCTCATCTTCTGTCGTACTGCACTCCAATTTAATTGGATCGCCTTGAAGTTTTGGGGCATTTATCGCATCTTCACAGGCCATCTCTTGTGTTATTGTCTTATTCATACTGTCTGGAATGGGATTTTCATCCTTTGAGCTCTGCACAAGAAGGTCCGATTCCACCACTAAGCTATCAGAGCATTGAGTCTGAAGGTCCTCTTGAGCCATGCAAGTCATTTCTGTGGTTAACAGCTCCTGGGCATTGAGCTGCGACAGCTCTTCTGTGATCTCAAGCTCATCCTGATTCAACATGTCCTTCTGAATGTCATCGCCTGGTTTGAGCAAGCAGAAGCTGGAATTGATTGAGTCTGCAAAAGCAGAGGGTTCATCTGATTCCGGGTGGAACTCTCTGAGATGTGACCTAAGTCGCACAGAGCTGACAAATTTTTCCTGGCAAATGGCACACACGTAGATGAAGGGGTGCTTTCGGATGTGGGCTTGCAAGGCTGGAAATTTGGTTGCGCCGTGATCGCAGAGTTCGCAGCCGAAGGGTCTCTTCTTGCCATGAACCATCATGTGACGGTCGCGCTCGAGCTCATTCTTGAACTTGCGGTCGCATATCTGACAGTTGTACAGAAGCTGTCTCTTGCCCTCCCTGGTCTGGAGGCTGTACTCATTGTAGGAGTCCTGTACCTTCTTGTCGTTCATGTCGTGAGTCTCGCGGATGTGTTTTAGAAGGTTCTTCACGTCAGAGTATTTCTTCTTGCAGAATTGGCAGTGCTGCTTGATCTTCTTGTGCACTCGCTCCACGTGCACTTTGAGGTGTCCTTTGCTGAGGCAATGAAATGAGCACAACTCACAGTTGAATTTCTCCCCAGTGTGTTTCCGCATGTGAACGCTAAGATTGGCCTTTATAGCGCTGGCGTAGTCACACTGCAGGCACTTGAATGGTTTCTCATTTGTGTGGATTCTTAAGTGAGCctgcagtgaatgtttgaacTTGAAGACTTTATTGCAGTATTCACATGTGAAGATTTTAAGCTGCGTCTGTCCTAACCTGTGCAAGAGAtcgattttaatatattttaaattttatttttaatatcgaTGTACCAAATCATTTCACAAGATCAGTACAAATGGAACTAATTTTAGATGTCAGATTGCTTTAGTCAGGGTCTCACATATTTTGACgcaatgaattttattttttattttccataaccTCTTTAGTTGTTTATGACTACTGTTTATAGGTTAcaaaaattgattaaataaatgaataagtaaattaattaattaatccatagaaataatataaataaaataagacatgTCTAGCAATTACATAAATACCTTAACTATATTTACTATGGAAATGTATCtctgatttcatttatttaattaccaTATTAATACTCTGTCCTTTGGTGCTTaatctaaaatgaacattttaaatgtggaCAAATCATGAAATATAAACCTGTTTGATTTGAGGGGTGCTTCATAAGCAGCTTGCTGAATGGCATATTCCTGGTACCCCCTTTTCACTGCTGCCTCCTGGGAACCTGCGTCTGCAACAGTCTGGGTGGATGGTTCAGCCGGAGCGGCTTCAATAGGAACTATCTTAGAGGCACCTGCAATAAAGCAAAACTCACAGTTAGTATGAATGCTTCCCTCAACTATTAAAACACCTGACATCACATGTACGTCTCACCAGGCATGGCCTCGTGGCTGGTAAGCACCACACTAATAATAGGGTTTTTGTTGCTGCTTGCTGATTCAGGGTCCTTTGCACTGGACGGCTTATCTGTCCGCATCACGCGAGCTTTCTTTGGTgtcctctctttctcctcctcttcatcGCTGATTATATTTGAATCAGTATTATTACCTGAGCAATAAAGTCGACAGATGAAACGTGTGGCAGTGCAAAAAAGCAGAAAGAGCTACATTAACCAACATGAATTTATACCATTATACTCTACATCATCAGCGGCTTCTTTCAGTCCTACGAAGCAAATGTGTTTGGAGATTTGTCGCCTGTTGCTAAAAACGCGATTGCATTTCTTGCACTCCAGATCACTGCCATCTTCACTTGGCTCTTCAGCTACAGCCAGTGGTTGTATTTCTGTGGCCTCTTTCTCCTGCTGATTGGGTGTGTTTTTCTGGACCAATTCTGGTTGGACTTTCTTAGTAGAGCCTTTTGGTCTTCCTCGTTTTCTTTTCACAACAACTTCTGCGAGATAAACAAGACATTTTTGTTTTCCAacgcttttaaaattattataaaaaaaatttaaacatatgATTATCTAGCTTtcatcatattattaaaaaattaagctTAAATCAGCTTGACATGAAGAAGCTCTAGAAGTGTGAAGTTATGGAATGGAAAAATCCTCCCAGAGGTAATGTTCTTGGAATGGTGTTGTGTTTTTGGAAAACTTTCAATAAATATACaatgttattaattaaaatcagcTCGACATTGTAATCATCTGTCTCTAATTACCTTATTACAAGTGTTTGGATCTTAATAAAGCCCAATCCAGGCTAATTTCTGGGTTCAAAGCTGCTTACCTGAACTCTGTGGCTCCTGAGTTGTTAAAGGCTTAAGTGCTATAATGCAAGTGTCAGGATCGCCTCCATCACTGGAGTGAGTCTCATTAACATGAGACAGCAGCAATGGCTTACTGGGAGAGAACAAGTTGCATATTTTGCACATGAAGACTGATGAACCATCTGTGAATGTAAAAACAGCAGCTTAAGTCTTTATTcggttaatatttgtaaaaatgtgccAAGGTGAATTTACAGTTGTTATAGGCTCTCCTATAAACAACATTTGGCTTTTAAATTGCCAAGTACTAAGATTTATCATGATCCTTCAAAAAGTAGCATACATACTACTACGCAGGTTATTATAGGTAAATTAGATAAAGCTGTTAAGATatgtaatatataacaatatttatttattatttgttttctacATGTAAATCATTTTGTTTGAGTTTTAAAAACCTTCCCTCACAGAATTCACTTAATTATTCAAAAGCATCAGGGAgccctttcaaaataaaagcgtcTTAAATATGTTCAACTTAAAGACTTTTAATTGAAGAATATACTTATTAACACTGATTTTAATACGCATATTGATTAGTAGTTGCAGTTCAGCTTCAGGTCATTGCAACACTGTTAATTTATCTGCGATAGGGTTCTTCAACAAGATGTAATATATGGCATACAATAATAGAGTTCATGAACGAGTTACTAAACTGCATACAAAGGCTGAATTTTCAAAAGCAAAGACGTGTTGTATTACGTTTAATTATACtgttaaaacctttatttttccaaaagaaaaccaataatATCCCCTGCCATCTCATTTTTGTAAACTCACGACCAGTTTCGTGTTTTTCTCTTAGGCACTGGAAATGGTTTTCATTAAATAAGATGACGTTTATGCTCAAAGAGTTGGAAAAGGTATTATTTCAACAAAGAACTGCAAAAAGCTGACACAAAACTGAATTTATGTATAAAGCATCCTCTGGCAAAAGTTACTTTTGCTGGTGCAAGCCACTAGTTTTACCTAATATATGTGTCTCCTTATCGAATCGTCGGAACTAACGTTAGCCGTTTCCTCGGAGCGCAGTTATCCTGAAAATCACGTTTTTGCTTACCTGCTTGCACTGAATCCATTCTTTTTAAATCAGCAATAGGTTAAAGACCCTCGAAAATGATTTAACCGTTGTTGGTATCGATAGAGCgcaatttaaatgcattcattatacTTAAATTACTTCTGCAGAGGTTTCTGTCGAATCTGCGATAACAAATATGGCGGATGGATCTTCGtcttcaagcaaaaaaaaaaaaacaacaacatttgtgTCGAAGCGTGCGCCACCTGCGGCCTGGAGTGCATTTTTCCCTACTTGGATGATCTTGGAGGTTAAACTTGCGGTGTTCTTGTAATCAGTAATgcgacattcagacatttttccTTAATGTGAACTTCATGTTTAAACCCTTATCGAAATGAGAGAGGTGTACATGTGTATTAGTAATGTGCATTATGTATTTGTAGAGCAACTCGACTCAAGAACATCAGTTAAAtcagttattattaataacaatacacattatttcatatttaaaaagcgTTTATTTGGGTAAATGATATTCACAACgaagtaaaacagaataaaaatgtttaacaaaGTAAATATTCGACCTTATCAgccacagactttttttttttgtcctttcagcattcatgttttttcttttcttttttcttttacaatcaAGTAAAGTATGTTCATGCTAGAGGAGCTCCAGTCAGTCACAGCAAACACCCTCCCCCCAGCCTCCAGATTACAGCTGAGTGTAGGATGTTTACAACGACTACACTGGAATATGAGCAATCCTACCACAGAAAACATTAGAGATTCAATAAATCCAGACGGCGCACATGTAAACAAGATCTATGTACATATAGTTGCTATTAAGTTATAATTAAGTTGTTATAAAACATATAGGGCGCATTACTGTTTAATTAAACACACATCAAGACGAAAGAACTGGAGGATGACAGCAAACATCCAACTGAAAGCTTGTTTTACGGATAGCACAGCTTCCAGTCGGGGATGTTTACAGGCATGAACAACCAGCAGATAAAAAGGACACacaatgaatgtaaaataaaccGACAAGCCAAGCAAAATAAGTACAGTCTAAGTGAAATCTTATATGAACACCAAGGAAATGCTTGTGGTGAGTTTGCTGCCCTCTATAGTCCACACGAGCAgtgaaaatacagcaaaagccgAGCTGAAAGTTAAaggtcctctctctctccttcacgtCAATGACAAAGGGACCGCGATGAGGAATAAGCCCTTGCAGATTTGAACAGAGCTAAGGTCCAATCACAGACATTAAATGCAAATACGCTTGCGTCGATTACGATAATATTTTCGTCTTCAACAcaagttattaatttaaaaacaacaactggaAGTGCGGTCCCTACGTAAGAGCATCACCGTCAAAAAACAGCCCTATGTGACCCGAGTTCGTgcgaaacaaaacaacaataataacaaaaagccTCGCATTTGTAGACTGACATTGAGTCAACCTTGTTTTTTTCTGCTTGGAAATACGAAAATAGGTCAATTTTGAGACAGTCTCGAGCACAATCTACCGCACGTAAAGAGTTGTAATAATAAGAAGAACTTGTACCAAGTAAGCTTGTGTTGCTATCAGCTACCAAGTTGGGTAAAGAGGAAGCAAACAGTCAAACCATATCTGCACTGCATTATACACTCACAAAAGCGATCTAAAGAGCCATCCAGGCGTTGGGGTTGTGTCTAATACAGCACAGAGTTAGTAAAAGTCATTCTGCTTCAAACGGAACAACACAGCACGGCTAACTAACGGTAGCTATGCTCTACAGCTTTGCTCCAATTTACAGACAAAACTAGCATTGACTGTCCTTCCCGCCGCGCCAGTACCTCGTAACATATAAGTATCCTGTTCAATTTAGACAAAGCACCTCTGTTCAAGCGATAACGCCATTAACCCAGTTTACTACTGTGATTCCTCCGGCTTTTGCTGCAAGAAAAAACCTTTAGTCTCCGCCATTCCGAGCCTGTTTCCTTCCGTCTCTGGCTTGTCTTTAGTTTGACCTTTAGTTACCCGACACTAATATTGACGTAATTGTCATGGTAACAGGATCCCGCCTTCTACGTGCGGCAGTGTGCGTCCATGAAAGTTGCTGatgatggaggaaaaaaaaactggatCACAAGGAATCTGTTGTCATTGTGAATAAAGATAAAAGGTTTAATCACACGAAAACATCATGGAGTAATATGACATCGACAGTCAAACTTTTTATCACCCGCACTTTAGACAAATTACTACTTAAATGAAGATTAAAACACGATTTGAGACACAGTGACCTTTATTGTAAGTTCACACTTTACAGTGGTTTTATGCTGCAGTTGGTATTAAATAATGCATACATACGTCATAAAAGGTGAAAGGAAAGAGAAAGTCACATTCATTAGTTTtgctgtaatatatttttacataacgGTCAATACGTAtctcagtaaaataaaataagttgtaaTTCCAGCACAGATGTTTTGATACAGTATGATCACAATGGCTCACTCCTATATAGTCACTGCAAGCCCTAGATATATGTTGGATCAAGCCCATTCACTAGTGTGTGTGATCTGGAATTAGCTATTAGCATTGAAAGAGGAGTTATTGCTAATTAACACCCATGCTATAGATAGACTTTTGTGGGCAAAAGAAAAAAGACCTGTGATCACAGAAGCGTGTATGTGTGATTCACTCACTCATGTCAAGCGTCTGTTTCAACGTATCTTTACGTACATGTTTCTCactgaatgtgtctgtgtgtgtatgtcttaAGCAGGCAGCTCCAAAGCACCTTCTTCCTCTCCATCCCCTTGGTTTGCACGAATCTCCATGAGCGTACGGGCAAATTTGCTCCAGTCATCTGTATGTGACACGGCTAACTGCTAAAATAGAGATACAACCAACTTCTGCATCACATCTTCATGGTAAAGCACAATTAGTGACTGTTGAAATTTGCACATTGTTTGATCAGTCTGTGTATTTGAATTTGAGAgcaaatatttataattcatCTGAATATTAGAGTGATACATGTGTGCATGTACTCATAAAGTAGGTGTTGTTACCTCTCCCACATCATAGATCCAAACACGGCCCTCTGAATCACCCACGGCCACCTCTCTGCCCCCTGATGCCCATCTGACCCGGTTCAGGGCACACCCTCCCTCCACTGTCACACTTGCCGACGGCACCTGGTACACACAGAAAACTTGTTTTGGGAGCAAAAATATAACAGTAATAACACTGTGTGGGAGCATGATTTAGCTGCAATCTAATGTAGATCAAGCaaacaaatgttaattaaagGCAATTCATGCAAAAATATTGGGGTAACATACCctatcatacacatacacatacatatcaCATTTATTCAGTTGTTATGTTCTTATCAATTTAGACTCTTCATGTGCACATATTAGATTTATTgtttgaggttaaaattataGAATTTTTCATTCGATAAATGTGATTATGAATTAATTTCATGTTGGATATTACAAGCTTCAGTGTACTTTGTTAATGGAAGATTCGCGGACATAGCAATTCATTTAGATTTGTACTGAAACAGTTATTGTTTCCCAATTATTGAGTCCCAGTggcatgttttgttgttttattattttattgaattattacgATAACTCATGTTAGTATTAAACTAGTACATGAATTTTGAGTGGATCGTTTGATATGAATTCATAGTTTATTGCTAAAAAAATGGCCTGTGTATAATACATAGAAGTATATAGTGTATCATTCTGGctgaaattctttttttttcctatttgatTTGTCATTATCCAATGAAATAACAAATTGCACTGAATCATTTTGCTTTTACAATACTGTATACAATTcctgggtcagtaagatttgtttattaaagaaattaatatttttattctgcaagggTGCATTACATTTTATCACAAGTGACAATAAGATTTTTACActgttataaaaaattattttccaaatGATCATAAATTCctgaaaaagtatcatggttCCATGTATATGGTTGCTAAAAGTTTTTTAGCTTTGCCAttgcaggaataaataaaaaaattaaatatactaaaacagaaaataagtTACAGTCATGgacaaaagttttggcagtgacaaactttgtgttttgcaaagtttgctgcttcagtatttgtagataaTTTTTTCACGTTTTTATAGTATACTGAAGACTTTTAATGGCAAACAGaatgagtcaatatttacagtgttgagcCTTGTTATTCATAACCTCTAAAATTCGCtctctggcatgctggatattacgttctgggccaaatcctgactgatggcaatccattcttgccttattagttctcGGAGTTcatcacaatttgtgggcttctgcttgtccactcgccttttgaggactgaccacaggttctctatgggactGAGATAAGTCTTGTctcactgtgcgtgcagatgcTCTCAAACCAACCTGTTGTCCTTCCTGAGCAGGCTCTGCTCTGCTGGAGACAtgattctgtagctgactcctcaggaggagacgatcCTGGTGCTTGCAGGACACTCTGGGatgtcctgaagacttcttcactgcagtctAACCTCTCTCCTTCaagttcttgatgatccagtATATGGTTCTTTCAGATtaaatattctttgtagcaatttccttgcatgtgaggccattttgatgcaaagagatgatggctgcatgtgtttttctttgtaagtaaccattgctaacaagaacacaatgattggaaaTGCTTCTTCTTTCCTTTTATAGCgatcagtctgctcttacaatctatttagtatgatagtgatttcacctgactagtactcattaacactttcacatgtgctgctgttattagtcaattaatgttagctgctcattttgtgtcaggatcaaaaaacagttaaattattataattttttctttttttgtgaaaatgtcattttttggcTAGAAACAATAATGTGAATGTGAATAACCACATcagcttaagcagcaaactttgcaaaacgtttgcaaaacacaacatttatggcAAAATTTTGGCTATGACTGTACTGTTTTTAccacatttttgatcaaataatgtataaaatatattacattacattacaatgaTATCATATTACATATTCTGATAAAATGAAATCTCAGATGAAATCTGGGGTAAATTTAACCCAGGGGGTCCTCCTATCCTAATATTAATTAAAGTATGAAATGAATGTTCTtcttatataatacataaaacagaTGACCGAGTAAAGAATGTAATGAGCTGCGGTGCCCCTGACCTCTGTGTAGTTGTTGAGATTCCAGAGGTCCAGACGACCATTGCCATCCACCGTAGCAAAGAGCGCGGGATGCACTGGAGACCACATGACATCATAAACATAGTCTGCATTGTCTTCAAAGGAATACAGGGGCTTGTTATGCTGTCAGAGAGATGGATTAGTTATATAATGCTACATGaacaaaatacagtatatttcgAGCAACACATAAATTCCAAAACAACCCTTACTTTAGTTGACCACAGTTTGACTGTCCAGTCAAATGAGGAAGTGGTAAAGAGGTGGGAGAAGTCGACTGGACCCACAGCGTTATGGCAGCTGATTCCAGTCACAGGACCCTGATGCCCATCAAACATTTCACCAATACCAGCCTTACTGCGTGGGACGAGTTAAGCAATATGTTCATGTTAATAGTAAAGTTTTTCATTAAGATAATTTAATATACATAGATATCATTTAAAGAATACTTGACCCAAATAGGAAAATTTTGCTATTAATATGTTATGCTGCAGGAACGACTGACCTTCCATGGCGGGATGCTGTGTAAACGGTGCCTTCCTCACTTCCTACCACATAGTTATTCACATCACTTGCAGGGAAGGCCATACAAGTGACGGCCACCGGCTTTGACTTATTATAGATCAGCTCCATACTCTCCTGTGAGTAACAACAGACATAGAATGTATTGTTTAATATCAGTCAAATCCCAAATGACAATAATTCAATCTGTCTAAATGTGTTATCTGGACACCTGAGGCTGCGAGAGCATGTCCAGACTCCAGGAGCACATCTTGCCATCTGTGGATACTGTGATCAAGTTGTTGGCATTTTGCGTTCCGACCACATTCACACAGTATACAGGATGCTGCAAAAAACGTGTGACAGTTTTGTCATCTATATtcttttaagaatattttttccAAGAGTAATAAGGGATTGTAAGGGATAAGGGAGTCTTTAATTCTCATAAGATGTGTTTTGCAAAGTCTCTCAGGAATATCTTGAGGTTGAGTGCAGCTCTTCAGT is a window of Carassius auratus strain Wakin chromosome 16, ASM336829v1, whole genome shotgun sequence DNA encoding:
- the zfat gene encoding zinc finger protein ZFAT isoform X3; the protein is MCKICNLFSPSKPLLLSHVNETHSSDGGDPDTCIIALKPLTTQEPQSSEVVVKRKRGRPKGSTKKVQPELVQKNTPNQQEKEATEIQPLAVAEEPSEDGSDLECKKCNRVFSNRRQISKHICFVGLKEAADDVEYNGNNTDSNIISDEEEEKERTPKKARVMRTDKPSSAKDPESASSNKNPIISVVLTSHEAMPGASKIVPIEAAPAEPSTQTVADAGSQEAAVKRGYQEYAIQQAAYEAPLKSNRLGQTQLKIFTCEYCNKVFKFKHSLQAHLRIHTNEKPFKCLQCDYASAIKANLSVHMRKHTGEKFNCELCSFHCLSKGHLKVHVERVHKKIKQHCQFCKKKYSDVKNLLKHIRETHDMNDKKVQDSYNEYSLQTREGKRQLLYNCQICDRKFKNELERDRHMMVHGKKRPFGCELCDHGATKFPALQAHIRKHPFIYVCAICQEKFVSSVRLRSHLREFHPESDEPSAFADSINSSFCLLKPGDDIQKDMLNQDELEITEELSQLNAQELLTTEMTCMAQEDLQTQCSDSLVVESDLLVQSSKDENPIPDSMNKTITQEMACEDAINAPKLQGDPIKLECSTTEDENPAEGPAPLTPEKAQTHSEQLISTDTSSQTNEVGTNEDLLGSEQEEISAFKQIVEQMQKRQLNMEVFDRIRKVYGDLECEYCGKLFWYQVHYNTHVRTHTKEHLHYCSQCNYSSITKNCLKRHVIQRHSDILLKCPSEGCLYCTPDKYKLQAHLRTHSDIVKRSLTCPVCQESVPEDKVRDHIKSNHPDVSMNHISETLGIRVHVKGVIGKRASKCPYCDCFFTRNGADLQQHIWAHEGLKPYKCSQCEYASRSKSNLKAHMNRHSTEKTHLCDLCGKKFKSKCTLKSHKLMHTADGKQFRCTECDFTAALRPHLLRHMEQHASFKPFRCAHCHYSCNISGSLKRHYNKKHPNVQYVNAGTGTSTSESVTEQGGVKCPVCNYVYGTKWEMNRHLKSKHGLKVVETDSLSLNQWEVVESVEEPALQYLHIAETEDPQGTETAVSALQDLRFNTQNGVVSAATGDRLDPASVNILQQIIELGSENHDAAVASVVAMAPGTVTVVEQVEEEEAQANHAMMIQDALQQATVGLGEEHHLVVSSDDMEGIKTVTVYTQGEDASQFIVYVQEAIQEAVQTEETTTV